In Bacillus thuringiensis, the DNA window GTCGTATTCATCGCACCGATTATTGGTGAATTTGTTTTTCGGGGATTTTTACTGCAACGCTTTGCAGCAAAATGGGGAACGAGTATAGCGATCATTGTTGTAGCGCTATTGTTTGCGTTGTTACACGTTGATTTCCTAGGTGCAGTTGTATTTAGCGTTGTACTATCAATCGTATATATTCGTACGAATAGCTTACTCATGCCAATTGCTATTCACATGTTAAACAATGCATTTGTAATCGGCGTTTCTTTTCTAATAAATAAAGAAGAGATAATGAGTTTTGCAGATTTCTCAAATTATACGACCTTCTTTCCAGGACTTATTATTTTTATAGCAGGATTAAACTTAGTACTCATCTTTTTACTTGTTAACCGCAAATATTGGAATAAAGAAATGCCAGCTATATATGTAGAGCAGGAAACGAGTTTTTCAGATGTAGTGGGGGATAAGTAAGATGAAGAAGACGATTGAGAAAATATTGAAAGACATTATAGATTCTACGTCTATTACAGATATATGTGATAGAAACGTTTGCCATTGGCTTCAACCTGTAGTAGATACGATTGTGTTTCCAGAGTATTACTTATTTTCTAGTACTCATTTAAAAGAAAATATTATTTCTCTTCTTATTGTGTTAGGGGTTTTACTAATATTTGGTCTAGT includes these proteins:
- a CDS encoding CPBP family intramembrane glutamic endopeptidase — translated: MSVNPFQTMRARYFLIVFALLTLVVRGSNELIENTFHMQNSSFINILIFYILPIAWIFYEYRKHRVSFSVFINKNETFNLVQVLYITIMLCVFSYGYLILYMYSFAWITPEFIMNALREPIIDSTGGYVYQVIMVVFIAPIIGEFVFRGFLLQRFAAKWGTSIAIIVVALLFALLHVDFLGAVVFSVVLSIVYIRTNSLLMPIAIHMLNNAFVIGVSFLINKEEIMSFADFSNYTTFFPGLIIFIAGLNLVLIFLLVNRKYWNKEMPAIYVEQETSFSDVVGDK